The stretch of DNA TGGTGGACCTGTCCGTCGAACAGCAGACCGAAGTGCCCATCCTGAAGATCCACTTCGATCGGGCCGAGATCGCCCGCCATGCCTTGACCATCCGGGACGTCGCCCACATGGTCGAGGCAGCCTTGCAGGGTGTGGTGGTGTCACGGATCATCGATGGCCAGGCCTCCTACGATCTGGTCGTTCGCGTTGTTTCCACCGAAGAGTGGCGGCTGGACACCTTGGGTGACCTGCTGGTGGACACGCCCATGGGCGCGCGCGTGCCCCTGCACGCCCTGGCCCGCATTCAGCGTGACACGGGCCCGAACCAGATCCTGCGCGAGCAGATCGAGCGCAAGATCGTCGTGCAGTGCAACGTCTCCGGTCGTGACGTCACCAGCGTCGTCCACGACGTGCAGGCCCGCGTGAATCCGCTTCTGCAGGAAGCCGGTGGCTACCACGTGGAGTACGCTGGACAGTTTGAAAGCGCCGCCGAGGCGGGGCGGCGACTCACGCTCATCAGCATCGCCGTCGTGATCGGCATCGGGTTCCTGCTGCACGTGGCCTTCCGCTCCGCGCGCGACGCGTCCCTGATCATGCTCAACCTGCCACTGGCACTGATCGGTGGTGTGGCCGGCGTCTTCGCCAGTGGCGGCGTCTTGAGCGTGGCCTCCTTGATCGGCTTCATCACGGTGTTTGGCATCGCCACGCGCAACGGCATCATGCTGGTATCACACATCCGCCACCTGCAGGAGCACGAGGGAGTGACCGACTTCCTCGAGGCCGTGCAGCGCGGGGCGATGGAACGCCTGGTGCCGATTCTGATGACCGCCATGGCCACCGGCTTGGCTTTGATTCCGCTGGCTCTGGGCGGGGACAAACCCGGCAACGAGATCCAGACCCCCATGGCGATCGTCATCCTCTTCGGCCTGATGACCTCCATGGTGTTGAACATGGTCATCGTCCCGGCCCTCTACCTGAAACATGGCCGGCCGGTGGCCAGCGAAGCAGGAGGTGTTGCATGAACGCCGCCACTCGTTTGATGATGACCGTCGCTGCCCTGCTGCTGCTGGGCTTGACCACGACCCGTGCGGCGGAGCCGCCCGTGCAGGAACTGACCCTCGAGGAGGCCCTGCGCCGGGCCCATGAGCACCACCCGCGCCTGGCCGCGGCGCGCGCGCGGGAAGAGGCCGCGCATGGCAGGACCCGCCAGGCGGGCCTGTGGTCGAACCCGGCCCTCATCGCGGGCGCGGAGCAGCTGCGCACCGACACCGATCAGCCCGACTCGCGTGAGTCCATTTTGGGCTTCTCCCAAACGATTCCGCTGGGCGGCCGAGTAGGGAAAGCCCGGGAGGCGGCGCGACTGGATCAGGAGGCCCAAGCCCGCCAAGTGGAATCCGTCCGCCGGGCGGTGGAGCGGGAGGTCCGGGACGCCTTTGCCACGGCCCTGTTCCAACAGCGGGCACGTGAGATCCTGGCTCAAGGCGCGGAGGATCTGGAAACCGGGGTGTCCATGGCGCGCACACGCGTCCAGCAAGGCGAGTTGGCTCCCCATGAGATCGCGAACGTGGAAATGGATTGGTCGCGCTTCAAATTGGATTTGGAGCGCAGCGGGGAACTCGCCCGGTTTGCCATGACCTCCCTTGCCACGGCGATGGGCGAGCCGGATCGGGTGCCAGCATCACTTGCCGGCGAGTTGGAGGCCCACTTCGAGCTTCCCTCCCTGGAGGACGTGGCGAACAGCTTGGCCCTGCACCCCGATGTCCTGTGGGACGAGGCCCAGGCGCGCGGCGCGGATGCGCGGCTCAAACTGGCCCGGGCGGAGCGCATTCCCGATGTGAATGTCGAGGTGCTGTTCCGCCGACTGGAGGCCACGGACGACCGTCGGCTGGACATGGGTCTCAACGTTCCTCTGCCCTTGTTCAATCGCAACCAGGGTCGTGTGATGGAAGCACGAGCCGAGGTCGACGCCGTCCGGCAGCGACAACGTTGGTCGGGCCAGGAGCGGCGATTGCGACTCAAGGAGGCTCATCAGCAACTGCAGGAGGCCCTGGCCCGGGTCCGGGCTCAGGTGGACGTGATCCAACCGCAAGCCGAGCGGATCCTGCAGGCCGCGCAGGCCCGCCATGCCGTGGGTGAGCTGAGCCTGGTCGAGGTTCTAGCGGCGCGTGGAGAGAGGACGCAGGCACAGCTTGAACATCTGGAGGCCCTGCGAATGGTCATGGAGTCCTGGGCCCGGTTGTCGGAATTCGTGTCCATTTGACGATGTGCTGGTGAAGTAAGGAGCCCGCCAGGGAACGACTCCCTGGCGGGCCAGTTATCGGGGCGGGATGGCGGGTCGACTTTTCGACGCCCGCCACCGTTGCGCGTCATTTCGCGGGTG from bacterium encodes:
- a CDS encoding TolC family protein produces the protein MNAATRLMMTVAALLLLGLTTTRAAEPPVQELTLEEALRRAHEHHPRLAAARAREEAAHGRTRQAGLWSNPALIAGAEQLRTDTDQPDSRESILGFSQTIPLGGRVGKAREAARLDQEAQARQVESVRRAVEREVRDAFATALFQQRAREILAQGAEDLETGVSMARTRVQQGELAPHEIANVEMDWSRFKLDLERSGELARFAMTSLATAMGEPDRVPASLAGELEAHFELPSLEDVANSLALHPDVLWDEAQARGADARLKLARAERIPDVNVEVLFRRLEATDDRRLDMGLNVPLPLFNRNQGRVMEARAEVDAVRQRQRWSGQERRLRLKEAHQQLQEALARVRAQVDVIQPQAERILQAAQARHAVGELSLVEVLAARGERTQAQLEHLEALRMVMESWARLSEFVSI